One window of Microbacterium sp. 1S1 genomic DNA carries:
- the gatC gene encoding Asp-tRNA(Asn)/Glu-tRNA(Gln) amidotransferase subunit GatC, producing the protein MSEITPDLVRHLGVLARIQLNDDEVTRLTGQLDAIVDNIAKVSEVATADVAATSHPIPLSNVFRPDVVGETLTHEQVLQNAPDQADGRFRVTAILGEEQ; encoded by the coding sequence GTGTCTGAAATCACCCCTGATCTTGTGCGCCATCTCGGCGTGCTCGCGCGCATCCAGCTGAACGACGACGAGGTGACACGGCTCACGGGCCAGCTCGACGCCATCGTCGACAACATCGCCAAGGTGTCCGAGGTCGCGACCGCCGATGTCGCCGCGACCAGCCACCCGATCCCGCTGAGCAACGTGTTCCGCCCCGACGTGGTCGGCGAGACGCTGACGCATGAGCAGGTGCTGCAGAACGCGCCCGACCAGGCCGACGGCCGCTTCCGTGTCACCGCGATCCTGGGAGAAGAGCAGTGA
- a CDS encoding DEAD/DEAH box helicase: MAQTGTGKTAAFALPVLERLDVAQKTPQALVLAPTRELALQVCEAFESYASRMKGVHVLPVYGGQGYGVQLSALRRGVHVIVGTPGRIMDHLAKGTLDLSELQYLVLDEADEMLKMGFAEDVEQILAQTPEEKQVALFSATMPAQIRRLAQQYLRDPEEITVKSKTATNTNITQRYLVVSYAQKVDALTRILEVENFDGMIVFVRTKNETETLAEKLRARGYSAAAINGDVPQVQRERSVNQLKDGKLDILVATDVAARGLDVERISHVVNFDIPTDTESYVHRIGRTGRAGRTGDAISFITPRERYLLKHIEKATRQQPTQMQLPSTEDVNTTRLARFDDAITTALSETSRIDAFRDIIAHYVRHHDVPEGDVAAALAVVAQGATPLLLDPADDALSQAVAADNRPQRERQTREPREPRERRGRGDYTPYRIEVGRRHRVEPRQIVGALANEGGLGRDDFGAITIRPDFSIVELPANLDSAVLDKLRDTRISGRLIEIAPDRGPGARRGSSSRDGDGRGRPSRYDRDERPTRRDREEKPFRKPRHKA; this comes from the coding sequence ATGGCGCAGACCGGCACCGGCAAGACCGCCGCGTTCGCCCTCCCCGTGCTGGAGCGGCTCGATGTCGCCCAGAAGACCCCGCAGGCCCTCGTCCTCGCCCCGACCCGTGAGCTCGCGCTCCAGGTCTGCGAGGCGTTCGAGTCGTATGCCTCTCGCATGAAGGGCGTGCACGTGTTGCCCGTCTACGGCGGCCAGGGCTACGGTGTGCAGTTGTCCGCGCTCCGCCGTGGGGTGCACGTCATCGTCGGCACGCCCGGCCGCATCATGGACCACCTGGCCAAGGGAACGCTCGACCTCTCGGAGCTGCAGTACCTGGTGCTGGACGAAGCCGACGAGATGCTGAAGATGGGCTTCGCCGAGGACGTCGAACAGATCCTCGCTCAGACCCCCGAGGAGAAGCAGGTCGCCCTGTTCTCCGCCACCATGCCGGCGCAGATCCGCCGCCTCGCTCAGCAGTACCTGCGCGACCCGGAGGAGATCACGGTCAAGTCCAAGACCGCGACCAACACGAACATCACGCAGCGCTACCTCGTCGTCTCGTACGCCCAGAAGGTCGACGCCCTGACTCGCATCCTCGAGGTCGAGAACTTCGACGGGATGATCGTCTTCGTCCGCACGAAGAACGAGACCGAGACCCTCGCGGAGAAACTGCGAGCCCGCGGGTACTCCGCCGCGGCGATCAACGGCGACGTGCCGCAGGTGCAGCGCGAGCGCAGCGTCAACCAGCTCAAGGACGGCAAGCTCGACATCCTCGTCGCCACGGACGTCGCCGCCCGCGGTCTCGACGTCGAGCGCATCAGCCACGTCGTCAACTTCGACATCCCGACCGACACCGAGTCCTACGTCCACCGCATCGGACGGACCGGGCGGGCCGGTCGGACGGGCGACGCGATCAGCTTCATCACCCCGCGCGAGCGCTACCTGCTCAAGCACATCGAGAAGGCGACGCGTCAGCAGCCCACGCAGATGCAGCTGCCGAGCACCGAGGACGTGAACACGACCCGGCTCGCCCGCTTCGACGACGCGATCACGACCGCGCTCTCTGAGACGTCACGCATCGACGCGTTCCGCGACATCATCGCCCACTACGTCCGGCATCACGACGTGCCGGAGGGGGACGTCGCGGCAGCTCTCGCGGTCGTTGCCCAGGGCGCCACCCCGCTGCTGCTCGACCCGGCCGACGACGCCCTCTCCCAGGCGGTCGCCGCCGACAACCGTCCGCAACGCGAGCGCCAGACCCGGGAGCCCCGCGAGCCGCGGGAGCGCCGCGGCCGCGGCGACTACACGCCGTACCGGATCGAGGTGGGCCGACGGCACCGCGTCGAACCGCGGCAGATCGTGGGGGCGCTGGCGAACGAGGGCGGTCTGGGCCGCGACGACTTCGGAGCGATCACGATCCGCCCGGACTTCTCGATCGTCGAGCTGCCCGCGAACCTCGACTCCGCCGTACTGGACAAGCTCCGCGACACCCGCATCTCGGGACGGTTGATCGAGATCGCACCCGACCGCGGCCCCGGGGCACGACGGGGTTCGTCCTCGCGCGACGGCGACGGCCGTGGACGTCCGTCCCGATACGACCGTGACGAGCGCCCGACGCGCCGCGACCGCGAGGAGAAGCCGTTCCGGAAGCCGCGTCACAAGGCCTGA
- the mnmA gene encoding tRNA 2-thiouridine(34) synthase MnmA, with product MRILAAMSGGVDSAVAAARAVEAGHDVVGVHLALSRAGGTLRTGSRGCCTIEDALDARRAADLLGIPFYVWDFSERFRDDVIDDFVAEYRAGRTPNPCMRCNEKIKFAALLERALELGFDAVCTGHYATLVDGPEGLELHRASDNAKDQSYVLGVLTAEQLAHTYFPLGTTPSKAIVRAEAEQRGLSVAQKPDSHDICFIPDGDTRGWLAEKVGTATGEIVDRTGAVVGEHEGAHAFTVGQRRGLKLGVPAADGKPRFVLEVRPVSNTVVVGPKEALAIAEIAGERFSWAGAAPSVSEFACDVQIRAHAEPVPATATVTPGGVRVVPDTPLDGVAPGQTAVLYIGTRVLGQFTIDSTVSAVPVGV from the coding sequence ATGCGAATCCTTGCGGCCATGAGCGGTGGCGTGGACTCCGCCGTGGCGGCCGCACGCGCCGTCGAAGCGGGCCACGACGTCGTCGGCGTCCATCTCGCGCTCTCCCGCGCCGGGGGCACGCTGCGCACCGGGAGCCGCGGCTGCTGCACGATCGAGGATGCCCTGGACGCTCGCCGCGCCGCCGACCTCCTCGGCATCCCTTTCTACGTATGGGACTTCTCCGAGCGCTTCCGCGATGACGTGATCGACGACTTCGTCGCCGAGTACCGTGCGGGTCGCACCCCCAATCCGTGCATGCGATGCAACGAGAAGATCAAGTTCGCGGCCCTCTTGGAGCGTGCCCTGGAGCTCGGCTTCGATGCGGTCTGCACCGGGCACTATGCGACGCTCGTCGACGGTCCGGAGGGGCTGGAGCTGCACCGAGCCTCGGACAACGCGAAGGACCAGTCCTATGTGCTCGGCGTCCTGACGGCGGAGCAGCTCGCACACACGTACTTCCCGCTCGGCACCACACCTTCGAAGGCGATCGTGCGGGCCGAGGCGGAGCAGCGCGGCCTCAGTGTTGCCCAGAAGCCGGACAGCCACGACATCTGCTTCATCCCCGACGGCGACACCCGGGGCTGGTTGGCGGAGAAGGTCGGTACGGCCACCGGTGAGATCGTCGACCGCACGGGTGCTGTCGTCGGCGAGCACGAGGGCGCTCATGCGTTCACCGTGGGGCAGCGGCGCGGGCTCAAGCTCGGTGTCCCGGCGGCGGACGGGAAGCCCCGTTTCGTACTCGAGGTCCGGCCGGTGTCGAACACGGTGGTCGTCGGCCCCAAGGAAGCCTTGGCGATCGCGGAGATCGCCGGGGAACGCTTCAGCTGGGCCGGCGCCGCGCCGAGTGTGTCGGAGTTCGCGTGTGACGTGCAGATCCGCGCGCACGCCGAGCCTGTCCCGGCCACGGCCACCGTGACGCCCGGGGGCGTGCGCGTCGTCCCGGACACCCCGCTCGACGGCGTCGCGCCAGGACAGACCGCCGTGCTCTACATCGGCACTCGGGTGCTCGGCCAGTTCACGATCGATTCCACGGTCTCGGCGGTCCCGGTCGGCGTCTGA
- a CDS encoding GNAT family N-acetyltransferase produces the protein MRIDRAGRDDVSALARLKWQDVPADLTAGRSLAPFTEELGAWWDAHRRTHVAFVARLDDDERVVGAAWVALVPRVPRPGAPDRISADLQSVFVMPEYRGRGAGRGLVAAACAHAVSVGAERVTVHSSDAALDLYRGLGFADSPRLRQFLAPTTAAPETA, from the coding sequence ATGCGCATCGACCGCGCCGGCAGGGACGACGTCTCCGCGCTCGCCCGGCTCAAGTGGCAGGACGTTCCCGCGGACCTGACGGCGGGTCGATCGCTGGCGCCCTTCACCGAGGAGCTCGGCGCGTGGTGGGACGCCCACCGGCGCACCCACGTGGCCTTCGTGGCGCGCCTCGACGACGACGAACGCGTCGTCGGCGCGGCCTGGGTCGCCCTCGTGCCCCGCGTGCCGCGACCAGGCGCGCCCGACCGCATCTCGGCCGATCTGCAGAGCGTGTTCGTGATGCCGGAGTATCGCGGGCGGGGCGCGGGCCGGGGACTCGTCGCCGCCGCCTGCGCACACGCCGTGTCGGTCGGAGCCGAGCGGGTCACCGTGCATTCGAGCGACGCCGCCCTCGACCTCTATCGCGGACTCGGCTTCGCAGACTCCCCGCGGCTCCGGCAGTTCCTCGCCCCGACAACCGCCGCGCCCGAGACCGCCTGA
- a CDS encoding cysteine desulfurase family protein: MRHYLDHAATTPLRPEARDAWLEASAVVGNASSTHGAGQDARRMLEESRERVAAVLDADPIEVVLTSGGTESINLALQGLWRSRLPGTAAVVLPDGEHHATMDTVAALVDEGAEVRAVAISALSRIDVDRFVAALPGAAFATALVANNETGTVNDAGALASAAADAGVPLHLDAVAALGHVPLSFRELRGVAADGVGLVALSVAGHKIGAPVGVGALVAARSARLTPLLRGGGQQRGLRAGTQDVPGAAALATAIELAEREREAEEVRLGRLRDRLVEGVRERVPAAELLGDPDHRLPGTAHLLFPGAVGESLLFLLDLAGVSASTGSACQAGVAEPSHVVMAMGRSETDARSVLRFSLGRPSTEADVDAVLAAIGEAYVRASGSRAATRS, translated from the coding sequence ATGCGCCACTATCTCGACCATGCGGCGACCACGCCGCTGCGCCCCGAGGCCCGGGATGCCTGGCTGGAGGCGTCGGCGGTCGTCGGCAACGCCTCGTCGACGCACGGTGCCGGACAGGACGCCCGCCGCATGCTGGAGGAGTCACGGGAACGCGTGGCGGCGGTGCTCGACGCCGACCCCATCGAGGTGGTGCTGACCTCCGGCGGTACGGAGTCGATCAACCTCGCCCTTCAGGGCCTATGGCGGTCGCGCCTTCCGGGGACGGCCGCCGTCGTGCTGCCGGACGGTGAGCACCACGCGACGATGGACACCGTCGCCGCCCTCGTCGACGAGGGGGCCGAGGTCAGGGCCGTGGCGATCTCCGCGCTGTCGCGCATCGATGTGGATCGCTTCGTCGCGGCGTTGCCGGGCGCGGCGTTCGCCACGGCGCTCGTCGCGAACAACGAGACCGGGACGGTCAACGACGCGGGTGCGCTGGCTTCGGCCGCCGCCGATGCCGGCGTGCCGCTGCACCTCGACGCCGTGGCCGCGCTCGGCCACGTCCCCCTCTCGTTCCGCGAGCTGCGGGGCGTCGCGGCCGACGGGGTCGGGCTGGTGGCGCTCAGCGTCGCCGGGCACAAGATCGGTGCACCGGTGGGGGTGGGTGCGCTCGTCGCCGCACGATCCGCGCGGCTGACGCCCCTGCTGCGCGGCGGTGGCCAACAGCGGGGTCTGCGCGCGGGCACACAGGATGTCCCGGGAGCCGCGGCGCTGGCGACGGCGATCGAACTGGCTGAACGAGAGCGCGAGGCGGAGGAGGTTCGCCTTGGTCGGCTCCGTGACCGCCTCGTCGAGGGCGTCCGTGAACGCGTTCCCGCAGCAGAGCTGCTGGGCGACCCCGATCACCGCCTCCCCGGCACGGCGCACCTGCTGTTCCCCGGCGCCGTCGGGGAGAGCCTGCTCTTCCTGCTCGATCTGGCCGGGGTGTCCGCCTCCACCGGCTCTGCCTGTCAGGCAGGCGTCGCCGAGCCCTCGCACGTCGTGATGGCCATGGGCCGGAGCGAGACGGACGCCCGGAGTGTCCTGCGCTTCTCCCTGGGTCGCCCCTCGACGGAGGCCGATGTCGACGCCGTGCTCGCGGCGATCGGGGAGGCGTACGTGCGGGCATCCGGGTCCCGTGCAGCCACGCGCTCGTAG
- the ligA gene encoding NAD-dependent DNA ligase LigA: MPENISLEDARSEATELTTRILEAKDAYYGRDTSLVDDATYDGWMRRLEELERLHPELQGQDSPTQMVGAAEATGLATIEHAERMLSLDNVFSIDELREWAQKTRAAAGRDVDWLTELKIDGLAINLRYENGVLTSAATRGDGRVGEIVTENALRLPEIPERLAGEGHPPIVEVRGEVFIPVAAFERLNAAQAAFRDRAFADALARWEARGGVKKPFDEEKARTAAARRFPAFANPRNAASGGLRQQIDKKDGLELEAGLLRIESLALYVHGIGAWTNPPVAAQSQVYELLAEWGLPTSPHTKVCRSIDEVVAFVEHYGEHRHDIEHELDGIVVKVDELDLHDELGATSRAPRWAIAYKYPPEEVQTKLLDIVVSVGRTGRATPFAVMAPAHVAGSVVRQATLHNKDVVKAKGVLIGDTVVLRKAGDVIPEVLGPVVEKRDGTEREFVMPADCPECGTPLRAMKEGDIDLRCPNARSCPAQVRGRVEHIGSRGALDVEALGEVTAAALTQPTRPAEPPLITEAGLFALTLEQLVPIEVVVRDAETGLPREDDDGLVKTRAPFRRNPTAAEKKSGLDGPQPSSQALTLLAELEKAKTKDLWRLLVALNIRHVGPVAARALAQWFGSLEAIRAASREELAAVEGVGGIIADSLRAWFEVDWHQEIVQRWAEAGVQWATPGHPGPGGAVAAGGVLDGLTVVATGSLDGYTREGAQEAIIKAGGKAASSVSKKTDFVAAGPGAGSKLAKAEELGIRILDAAQFHVLVTEGPDALG, encoded by the coding sequence GTGCCGGAGAACATCTCACTGGAAGACGCCCGCAGCGAGGCCACGGAGCTGACGACTCGCATCCTCGAGGCGAAGGACGCGTACTACGGGCGTGACACGTCGCTCGTCGACGACGCGACGTACGACGGCTGGATGCGGCGTCTGGAAGAGCTCGAACGCCTGCACCCCGAGCTGCAGGGGCAGGACTCCCCGACGCAGATGGTCGGCGCCGCCGAGGCGACCGGGCTCGCGACCATCGAGCACGCCGAGCGCATGCTCAGCCTCGACAACGTCTTCTCGATCGACGAACTGCGCGAGTGGGCCCAGAAGACACGGGCGGCCGCGGGGCGTGACGTGGACTGGCTGACCGAGCTCAAGATCGACGGTCTTGCGATCAACCTGCGCTATGAGAACGGCGTGCTGACGTCGGCCGCGACCCGCGGCGATGGGCGGGTCGGCGAGATCGTCACGGAGAACGCGCTCCGGCTCCCCGAGATACCGGAGCGGCTCGCCGGCGAAGGACACCCGCCGATCGTCGAGGTCCGCGGTGAGGTCTTCATTCCGGTCGCCGCGTTCGAGCGTCTCAACGCGGCGCAGGCGGCGTTCCGTGACCGTGCCTTCGCGGACGCCCTCGCGCGCTGGGAAGCCAGGGGCGGGGTGAAGAAGCCGTTCGACGAAGAGAAGGCGCGTACCGCGGCGGCGCGGCGTTTCCCGGCTTTCGCGAACCCCCGTAACGCGGCCAGTGGCGGCCTGCGTCAGCAGATCGACAAGAAGGATGGCCTGGAGCTCGAAGCGGGTCTTCTGCGCATCGAGTCGCTCGCGCTCTACGTGCACGGCATCGGCGCGTGGACGAACCCGCCGGTCGCCGCGCAGAGCCAGGTCTACGAGCTGCTCGCCGAGTGGGGGCTACCGACCAGTCCGCACACCAAGGTGTGTCGCAGCATCGACGAGGTGGTGGCCTTCGTGGAGCACTACGGCGAGCACCGGCACGACATCGAGCACGAACTCGATGGAATCGTGGTGAAGGTCGATGAACTCGACCTGCACGACGAGCTCGGAGCGACGAGTCGGGCACCCCGCTGGGCGATCGCGTACAAGTACCCACCGGAGGAGGTACAGACGAAGCTCCTCGATATCGTCGTCTCCGTCGGGCGCACCGGTCGGGCGACACCGTTCGCGGTCATGGCGCCGGCTCACGTCGCCGGATCCGTTGTCCGTCAGGCCACGCTCCACAACAAGGACGTGGTCAAGGCCAAGGGCGTGCTCATCGGCGACACGGTGGTGCTGCGCAAGGCCGGAGATGTGATCCCCGAGGTACTGGGGCCCGTGGTCGAGAAGCGGGACGGGACCGAACGGGAGTTCGTCATGCCCGCCGACTGCCCCGAGTGCGGTACGCCACTGCGCGCCATGAAGGAGGGTGACATCGACCTTCGGTGTCCGAACGCGCGGTCGTGCCCAGCGCAGGTGCGCGGACGTGTGGAGCACATCGGTTCCCGTGGAGCGCTCGATGTCGAGGCCCTCGGGGAGGTCACCGCGGCCGCGCTGACTCAGCCGACGAGACCGGCTGAGCCCCCTCTGATCACCGAGGCCGGTCTCTTCGCCCTCACGCTGGAGCAGCTCGTGCCCATCGAGGTCGTCGTGCGTGATGCCGAGACCGGCCTGCCGCGAGAGGACGACGACGGTCTCGTGAAGACCCGGGCGCCGTTCCGACGCAACCCGACCGCGGCCGAGAAGAAGTCGGGCCTGGATGGTCCGCAGCCGTCTTCCCAGGCGCTGACCCTGCTCGCGGAGCTGGAGAAGGCGAAGACCAAAGACCTTTGGCGGCTCCTCGTCGCCCTCAACATCCGGCACGTCGGGCCGGTCGCCGCACGCGCGCTCGCGCAGTGGTTCGGATCGCTCGAGGCGATCCGAGCGGCGTCACGAGAGGAGCTGGCTGCTGTCGAGGGGGTCGGCGGCATCATCGCCGACTCGCTGCGGGCATGGTTCGAGGTCGACTGGCATCAGGAGATCGTTCAGCGATGGGCAGAGGCCGGCGTGCAGTGGGCGACACCGGGCCACCCCGGACCGGGAGGTGCGGTGGCGGCCGGCGGCGTGCTGGACGGGCTCACGGTGGTGGCGACCGGGTCGCTCGACGGGTACACCCGTGAAGGCGCGCAGGAGGCGATCATCAAGGCGGGTGGCAAGGCTGCCTCGAGCGTCTCGAAGAAGACCGATTTCGTAGCCGCGGGGCCGGGGGCCGGTTCCAAGCTCGCGAAGGCGGAGGAGTTGGGTATCCGCATCCTCGACGCCGCTCAGTTCCACGTCCTGGTGACGGAGGGTCCTGACGCGCTGGGTTGA
- the gatA gene encoding Asp-tRNA(Asn)/Glu-tRNA(Gln) amidotransferase subunit GatA: MSEIIQLTAAELADKLAAREVSSVEATQAHLDRIAQVDGDVHAFLHVNEHALDAAADVDARRASGEQLGPIAGVPLAIKDVLVTTDQPTTSGSRILEGYRSPYDATVVARSRAAGLIPLGKTNMDEFAMGSSTEHSAYGPTRNPWDLDRIPGGSGGGSAAAVAAFEAPLALGSDTGGSIRQPAHVTGTVGVKPTYGGVSRYGAIALASSLDQVGPVTRTVLDAGLLHDAIGGHDPKDSTSLDEQWPSFAAAAREGARGDGLKGLRVGVIRELPDSGFQQGVASSFRSALALLEAQGAEIVEIGAPHFEYGVAAYYLILPAEASSNLAKFDSVRFGLRVTPAGNPTVEDVMSATRDAGFGDEVKRRIILGTYALSAGYYDAYYGSAQKVRTLIQQDFAAAFADVDVIATPSAPTTAFKLGEKIDDPLQMYLNDITTIPANLAGVPGISIPSGLSDDDGLPVGIQFLAPAREDARLYRVGAALESLLVDSWGEPLLSRAPQLEGGAR; the protein is encoded by the coding sequence GTGAGCGAAATCATCCAGCTGACCGCGGCGGAGCTCGCCGACAAGCTCGCCGCGCGGGAGGTCTCCAGCGTCGAGGCCACGCAGGCGCACCTCGATCGCATCGCGCAGGTCGACGGCGACGTGCACGCGTTCCTGCACGTCAACGAGCACGCGCTCGACGCGGCGGCGGACGTCGACGCGCGCCGCGCGTCGGGCGAGCAGCTCGGACCGATCGCCGGCGTCCCCCTCGCGATCAAGGACGTCCTGGTCACGACCGATCAGCCGACCACGAGCGGCTCGCGCATCCTCGAGGGCTACCGCTCGCCGTACGATGCGACGGTCGTGGCTCGCTCCCGCGCGGCCGGCCTCATCCCGCTCGGTAAGACGAACATGGACGAGTTCGCGATGGGCTCCTCCACGGAGCACTCCGCGTACGGCCCGACGCGCAACCCGTGGGATCTCGACCGGATCCCCGGCGGCTCGGGCGGTGGTTCCGCTGCGGCCGTCGCCGCCTTCGAGGCCCCGCTCGCCCTCGGCTCCGACACCGGCGGATCGATCCGTCAGCCCGCTCACGTGACGGGCACGGTCGGCGTGAAGCCGACCTACGGCGGCGTCAGCCGCTACGGCGCGATCGCGTTGGCGTCGAGCCTCGACCAGGTCGGCCCGGTCACCCGCACCGTCCTCGACGCGGGCCTGCTGCATGACGCGATCGGAGGCCACGACCCGAAGGACTCCACGTCTCTCGACGAGCAGTGGCCGTCCTTCGCCGCAGCCGCGCGCGAGGGTGCGCGCGGGGACGGGCTCAAGGGTCTCCGCGTCGGCGTGATCCGCGAGCTTCCCGACAGCGGTTTCCAGCAGGGCGTCGCGTCCTCCTTCCGCAGCGCGCTGGCGCTGCTCGAGGCACAGGGAGCGGAGATCGTCGAGATCGGTGCGCCGCACTTCGAGTACGGCGTCGCCGCCTACTACCTGATCCTCCCGGCCGAGGCCTCCAGCAACCTCGCCAAGTTCGATTCGGTCCGGTTCGGGCTCCGTGTCACCCCGGCGGGCAACCCCACCGTCGAGGACGTGATGTCCGCTACGCGCGACGCCGGTTTCGGTGACGAGGTCAAGCGCCGTATCATCCTCGGCACCTACGCGCTGTCCGCCGGGTACTACGACGCCTACTACGGCAGCGCGCAGAAGGTCCGCACGCTGATCCAGCAGGACTTCGCGGCCGCCTTCGCCGATGTCGACGTCATCGCGACGCCCTCCGCGCCGACCACGGCGTTCAAGCTCGGCGAGAAGATCGACGACCCGCTGCAGATGTACCTGAACGACATCACCACGATCCCGGCGAACCTCGCCGGGGTCCCCGGCATCTCGATCCCGAGTGGTCTGTCGGACGACGATGGCCTTCCTGTCGGCATCCAGTTCCTCGCCCCGGCGCGGGAGGACGCTCGCCTGTACCGGGTGGGCGCCGCCCTCGAGTCGCTCCTCGTCGACTCCTGGGGCGAGCCGCTGCTGTCCCGTGCTCCCCAGCTGGAAGGAGGCGCGCGCTGA
- a CDS encoding long-chain-fatty-acid--CoA ligase: MSTFQPPRPWIASYADGVPEDLAPVSGSLVDIVAASARDYPDAPALQFFGRETTYAQLQEAIDRAAAGLRDLGVRAGDPVAIVLPNCPQHIIAFYAVLRLGAVVVEHNPLYTPRELRKQFEDHGAKHAIVWNKVVATVQEFPSDLAVSTLVSVDVTRAMPAFTRFALRLPVAKARESRAALTERVRGTVLWESVVARDPIPASHPQPGTDDLAIIQYTSGTTGTPKGAALTHRNLLANAAQSQAWVPSIQRGKGCVVYAVLPMFHAYGLTLCLTFAMSMGARLVLFPKFDPDLVLDVVKKHPATFLPLVPPIADRLLAAANARGVSLDGIEVAISGAMALPHELVVPFEAATHGYLVEGYGLSECSPVLMANPVADNRVPGTVGLPLPGTECRVVDPENPTDDVPAGSAGELVVRGPQVFSGYYGKPEETEAVFVDGWYRTGDIVTIDDAGFVRIVDRIKELIITGGFNVAPTEVENALRQHPSVVDAAVVGLPSDHSGEEVVAAVVVDAGADVDVEAIREYARNILTPYKVPRRVFVVDELPKSLIGKVLRRQVKEKLLALTSGA; encoded by the coding sequence GTGAGCACGTTCCAGCCCCCTCGCCCGTGGATCGCCAGCTATGCCGACGGCGTTCCGGAGGACCTCGCCCCCGTCAGCGGCTCCCTCGTGGACATCGTCGCCGCCTCGGCACGCGACTACCCCGACGCGCCGGCTCTGCAGTTCTTCGGCAGGGAGACCACTTACGCGCAGCTGCAGGAGGCGATCGATCGCGCCGCCGCGGGGCTCCGGGATCTCGGCGTCCGTGCGGGCGATCCCGTCGCGATCGTCCTGCCGAACTGCCCGCAGCACATCATCGCGTTCTACGCGGTGCTCCGGCTCGGCGCCGTCGTGGTCGAGCACAACCCGCTCTACACCCCTCGCGAGCTGCGCAAGCAGTTCGAGGACCACGGCGCCAAGCACGCGATCGTCTGGAACAAGGTCGTCGCGACGGTGCAGGAGTTCCCGAGCGACCTGGCTGTCTCCACGCTCGTGTCCGTCGACGTTACGCGGGCCATGCCCGCCTTCACCCGCTTCGCCCTCCGGCTGCCGGTCGCGAAGGCGAGGGAATCGCGGGCTGCACTGACCGAGCGCGTTCGCGGCACCGTCCTCTGGGAGTCGGTGGTGGCCAGGGACCCGATCCCCGCGTCGCACCCGCAGCCCGGCACGGACGACCTCGCGATCATCCAGTACACGTCCGGGACGACCGGCACGCCGAAGGGTGCTGCCCTCACCCACCGCAACCTCCTCGCCAACGCCGCCCAGTCCCAGGCCTGGGTGCCGTCCATCCAGCGCGGCAAAGGGTGCGTCGTGTACGCGGTGTTGCCCATGTTCCACGCGTATGGGCTGACGCTCTGCCTCACCTTCGCGATGTCGATGGGTGCGCGTCTCGTGCTCTTCCCGAAGTTCGATCCCGACCTCGTGCTCGATGTCGTCAAGAAACACCCGGCGACCTTCCTCCCGCTCGTTCCGCCCATCGCCGACCGGCTGCTGGCCGCGGCGAACGCACGGGGCGTCTCGCTCGACGGGATCGAGGTGGCGATCTCCGGCGCGATGGCCCTGCCGCACGAGCTGGTCGTCCCGTTCGAGGCCGCCACGCACGGCTACCTCGTCGAGGGGTACGGTCTGAGCGAGTGCTCTCCCGTGCTCATGGCGAACCCGGTCGCCGACAACCGCGTCCCCGGCACCGTCGGCCTCCCTCTTCCCGGGACGGAGTGCCGCGTCGTCGACCCCGAGAATCCCACCGATGACGTGCCGGCCGGCTCGGCCGGCGAGCTCGTCGTGCGCGGACCCCAGGTCTTCTCCGGCTACTACGGCAAGCCCGAGGAGACCGAGGCGGTCTTCGTCGACGGTTGGTATCGGACCGGCGACATCGTCACGATCGACGACGCGGGATTCGTGCGCATCGTCGACCGCATCAAGGAGCTCATCATCACCGGCGGCTTCAACGTCGCACCGACCGAGGTGGAGAACGCACTGCGCCAGCACCCCTCGGTCGTCGACGCCGCCGTAGTCGGTCTGCCCAGCGACCACTCGGGCGAGGAGGTCGTCGCCGCAGTCGTCGTCGATGCCGGCGCGGATGTCGACGTCGAAGCGATCCGCGAGTATGCACGCAACATCCTCACGCCGTACAAGGTGCCGCGCCGGGTGTTCGTCGTCGACGAGCTGCCGAAGTCGCTGATCGGAAAGGTGCTTCGCCGCCAGGTGAAGGAGAAGCTGCTCGCCCTCACGTCGGGAGCCTGA